The genomic DNA AGTTCAGATGACAGGAAAAACCACGTGGCATGTGTATCTCTGTGCCTCCCATCTGCTGTAAAAGCATTGTTCTCATTGTTGTCACCACAAATACATGGCGAAGCCAAACCAAACCCGTGTTCTCCCGTTTACTCCCTCGGAGGCAATTAATAGCCGCGCTACCTGGTTcagctggggagctgtgaggggggTGGGGGATGGCCCAGGGCCGCGCACCAGGTGGGGATGGTGAGGGGCCAGGGGAGCCGGGCCCCGCCCCGGGGGTATTTAAGGCCACTGCCCGGGGGCTGCCCTGGGTCCGGTGTGATGGCCGAGGAAGCGATGGCGAGCTACCTCTACACCGCCTACCACCCCTACTCCTACCGCTACCCACCGCCCAGGGGCAAAGGAGGGGCGGCGGGCGGCTGGCGCCCGCGGGGCAGCAGCGGCTACTACTCGGGCTACGGGGAGGCGGCCGCCGAGTACTTCGACAACTACCAGCGGGCGCAGCTGAAGGCCATCCTGTCCCAGGTCAACCCCAACCTGACGCCGCGGCTCCGCAAGGCCAACACCAAGGAGGTGGGCGTGCAGGTGAACCCGCGGCAGGACGCCTCGGTGCAGTGCTCGCTCGGGCGCCGCACGCTGCTGcgcggccgccccggccccgccgcgccgcggCCCTGTGAGGCGCAGcgagagcaggagctgggcagccccGCCACCATCAACACCCGCGCCGTGCGCTTCCCCCGCACCATCGCCGTCTACTCGCCCGTGGCGTCCCGCAGACTCACCGCCTTCCTGGAGGAGCCGAACCCGGAGCTGGAGCGGCAGCcgcagcagcaggacaaggcgTCGGCCGTCGAGGAGGAGCCGGCCGCGCTGAGGGAGCAGCGGGCGGCGCAGGCCGCGGCGGAGGCGGCTGCCGTGAGGGCGAGCTGGGAGAAGCCCCCCGAGGTTGGCGCCGAGCCGCTGGAGCAGCGCTCGGCCGAGCCACTGGGGCAGCGCTCGGCCGCCCCCCCGGAGCCGGCGACGGAGGcaagccaggagcagctggcagagccttcagcccaggcaggggcagcagagccttCAGCCCAGGCAGGGGCGGCAGAGCCGGCAGCCCAGCCGGCAGAACCACCGGCCTCaccccagaagcagcagcaggcgTCGGCAGGCAAGACCCGTCTGCGCTTCCAGGTGAGTGTCGGCCGcgggggagcggagcggggccgggcaggcCCGGGAGGGGCCGCACCGTCGAATAACATTGTCCCCGTCAGTTCCTGGAGCAGAAGTACGGGTACTACCACTGCAAGGCCTGCAACATCCGCTGGGAGAGCGCCTACGTCTGGTGCGTCCAGGGCACCAACAAGGTAGGGCCGGCTCGGATTGTCCCGGCGAGCGCTCCTCGCCGCCGCCCTCCTGCTAACCCCGGCCTTCCTCACAGGTCTACTTCCGTCAGTTCTGCCGGACCTGCCAGAAGTCCTACAACCCTTACCGCGTGGAGGACATCACCTGCCAGGTAAGGGACCCCGCCCTGCTCTGAGCCCGGCCTCTCCCGGGCTCGGCTGCCCGCGCCGACCGCCGCCTTCTCCCCTCCCTCAGAGCTGCAAGCAGACGCGGTGCACCTGCCCCGTGAAGATGCGCCACGTGGATCCCAAGAGGCCCCACCGCCAGGACCTCTGTGGGAGATGCAAAGGGAAACGCCTCTCCTGCGATAGCACTTTCAGTTTCAAATACATCATCTGAGTGGGATGGggttctttgtttttgtttaggGCTCTTCAAGAAAACTGCAAGTagagcagattttttttgttgttgtttttgatGGTATTGTTGAAGGTAATTGGTGAGATGTAGCTAGgaaagcatgaaaataaaagaattgcaaaGCATACTCAAATGATCAGGTGGGTTTGTGCCCAGCTCAGAGGATGCATCTTGTAAATTCTGTAACTTGCATGGGCAACAAGCCTAGAGGTGTATTGTAAATCAGTGATGGTCTTGGAAGCAACTGACTCAGGATTTTGTAGACTCTCAGGTGGAAAGGGTTTCTGTTACTGCTCCTGCTCTTGAACTAATCAAATGCCTGAAGTTAACATCAAATTGACATCTGCAGTAGGTGGTAGATCATCCTTCATGATGAACAAAACACCAGTAGTATTCACTTGTTTTGCACACCTCTATTCAATATGTAAAGTATCTTGCACCTGTTTTTCATCACTAGAAAATGATTGAGAAATGCTGTGTAAGTACTGAATCACTTCTACTGGTACTGGCCTGCATTTAGCTAAGTTGGTGTTTTTGTCTGTAGGTAAAAGTGAAAGAAAGCTTTTCAGGGATGGTTCTCACAAAGTGCTGAGGAATGGAGTCACTGATGTTACGGTGAGGTCTCCTGGTAAATGTATTGTTCATCTCACACAAGGTTACAGAGAGAAGTGACACTTCAGAGGAGCAAGATGCAATAATACTGCAT from Ammospiza nelsoni isolate bAmmNel1 chromosome 4, bAmmNel1.pri, whole genome shotgun sequence includes the following:
- the ZAR1 gene encoding zygote arrest protein 1, whose product is MVRGQGSRAPPRGYLRPLPGGCPGSGVMAEEAMASYLYTAYHPYSYRYPPPRGKGGAAGGWRPRGSSGYYSGYGEAAAEYFDNYQRAQLKAILSQVNPNLTPRLRKANTKEVGVQVNPRQDASVQCSLGRRTLLRGRPGPAAPRPCEAQREQELGSPATINTRAVRFPRTIAVYSPVASRRLTAFLEEPNPELERQPQQQDKASAVEEEPAALREQRAAQAAAEAAAVRASWEKPPEVGAEPLEQRSAEPLGQRSAAPPEPATEASQEQLAEPSAQAGAAEPSAQAGAAEPAAQPAEPPASPQKQQQASAGKTRLRFQFLEQKYGYYHCKACNIRWESAYVWCVQGTNKVYFRQFCRTCQKSYNPYRVEDITCQSCKQTRCTCPVKMRHVDPKRPHRQDLCGRCKGKRLSCDSTFSFKYII